Part of the Prunus dulcis chromosome 8, ALMONDv2, whole genome shotgun sequence genome is shown below.
GGCCTGTATCTAAAATCagtatctacaaaaaaaattgattagaGTCTCTAACTTGATTTGTAGGAGGAAGAGAAAGTAGAAGAGGTGCCTGAAATTACCCACAGAGTATACCTGGATGTTGATATTGAGGGACAGCACTTAGGTACAGCTTCATGTCAATACTATTGCATGAACTACCTTCCACCAATTTCATATTGGTTTCCTATCCACTGATAACTTCTATTTtctcctttacatttgcaggTAGAATTGTGATTGGATTATATGGTCAGGTTGTACCAAAAACTGTTGGTACGTGTTCATTTCATGTTTTAATGCCTTTACGTTAGAATTTTAGAAACCTAatttgtttcaatttgtcacaaTTTGGTATTTAGTTCACAAATAGGTTGACAATAATCCACCTTATTTTACATATCCAAAGGTGGGAATATAGACAGCAGTTCATGGTGATAAGCTGTAATCCTTCTCAAGCAGTGGCATTTTCTTGCTGATTTTGATTGCTATATTAGAAATGGATGTGCCCACttgctttctcttttgcaCCATGCTTATTACATTAGCACTTTCTTGTGAATTGATTATGTTTACCTCATACCACTTAATTGCCTAATACTTGAATCTTTGGTTTGCAGAAAATTTTAGGGCGTTGTGCACAGGTACATGGACCTACTTCAATATTTTATCACTGAAAGAAGCTGTTCTTACTGTCATTATGCTGATTGAAACTTTCTTTAAATTTAGGGGAAAAAGGCAAAGGTGCTAAGGGAAAACCGCTCCACTATAAGAGAACACCATTTCATCGTATCGTATCTGGGTTCATGATTCAAGGTGGAGATATTGTTTATCGTGATGGGAGGGGATATGAATCTATATATGGTGGCACATTTGCTGACGAGAATTTCAGAGTGAAACATTCACATGcaggtgtttaatttaaaaaagtttATGGTTgtcacttttgttttgttaatgaTCTATGGATTTCTAAAGCTCCAAGTTCTCTAATTCTTTCTAGTTCATTTATATTGCTATTCCTCTGAAACTGCAGTTTATGTGCAGGTGTTGTTTCTATGGTGAATTCAGGACCTGATTCCAATGGCTCACAGTTCTTTATCACCACAATCAAAGCCAGTTGGTAAGCTATTCTTTAGGTTGGAATTCTGAATGTTAGGACATGATCCGAAATAATTGGCTCTGTACAAAGTTTCAGAGTGTACAGCCAGACAAACGCATAATTGCTCTTTTCAGAACTTTCCAATAGtatactttttcttcttctttgagaTAGGTCCAACTGTCCAAGATTGTGTACTTATATTATCCAATCTGCTCCTAAATTCCTAATGACTATTTAACTGCTACTAGACAGCTTCTCCTGTGGTGCTTCGATAAGAGTAGTTGGACTTGACCATGCTTAGTCAAGAATTTTATGCATATGACAGAAGATAAGATCAAAGCTATTATTATCAAATGGAGTTGACAGAACATGTGAAGCAggccaaaattaaaaaatttaaataaaaaaacaggaAAGAAAGTGTCTGTGTTTGTGTGCACGCATCCACATGCTTGCATGTGTGCTTACACACACATCGCAAACAGGAGGTATTGAAAACTTTCTCATGCATCTATGATGCTGATTTTTGAAATCTTACCTTTCAGAATAACACTGAAGTTTCTGAGGATCATCAACTTACATCATTCTAGAGATACGAAATTACCTTCAGAGTGTTTGTAATTGTAGCCATTATAAgaggaggagaaaaaaagTTATATTGCATGCTATATAGGTATGAGGTTATGATGCACATCTCACCTGAAGCTAGTTATATAATGGCAATGTGTGGTATGCGTTCTACAGGTTGGATGGGGAGCATGTTGTCTTTGGCAAGGTAATTCAGGGCATGGACACTGTGTATGCAATTGAAGGCGGGGCTGGAACCTACAGTGGAAAACCCAGAAAGAAGGTTACTATTGCTGAATCTGGAGAGATACCCCAGAGCCAGTGGGATGAGGAAAGTTGACACTTTTTACAAAGAATTTTTTACTTTGGGCTTACTAGATTGATTCTTAGATAACTGATACACTTTTGCCCCCTTTTACCAAAGTTTCACTAGTCTTGGGCTTTTCTCCTGGATATATTACAGTCTCTCCTTTTGTAATTGGCAGCAGTTGTTAATACAAAACATGTCTGTTGTAGAGGAAGTGAGGAACCGAATAGAAACCACCGTTCTTTTTTACGTTTGCCTCAATTTTTCCCAGGCTTGTATATTTGACTTTCATTCTGAAGTTTGCTTTTGAAGGCATTGAAGTAGCTTCAAAGGACAAGCATTTATTGTTGTCAATATGACTTCCCATTTGTTGTTGCCTGCTTATGAAACCATGTAAACGCTCATATTATGTGAGAAAGTTTAGATAAGAGTTGGTGCGTGTAATATTTTACTTATGTGTAACACATTGGACGGCGACATGTTTACATAGTTTCTTGAATTCTGTGTGTAAATCGACACTCGAGACcgatcaaaaaaataaatttgttcttctcttttttcctctctATCTAATTTGCAGCTAAATCATACTTGATACTAGGTCCTACGACTAATCACAACAAAATAATGAAGATTTTTGAAAATAACATATGAATACGACCATTAAGTTGTACTCGTATCTAAACATAAACCATGTCATTATCAAGATGTTGAGTTAAAAATTGTTGGATGCATGTTATTAAACGAATGCATATATTTATAGGACAATCAGATCAGACATAGATTCATCAaagttgaaaacttgaaaCCAATTCATGTCTGGCAGTTATGCCTCCCAGGGATATCAAGGACAGAAGCTCAAATGTTTCAGAAAACACACTTgactttttaattaaatttcgatcttttattttttttattttttataataacgTTTTTAACGAGCaaacttaaaaaaagaatgtgtAAAAGTAAGAGCCTCTCAGTCCACTGTTCCGAACCGACCAAAATTTGTATTTGGGAATTGCCAACTCATTCTCTTTGTGCGGCttatcatcctcatcatcatctacTACTCCACGCACTCTCAGCTTAACAGTCAACGAAACCAAAATGATCCTCCTTCTCCACCTTTCCTAAACCCAAACCCCAACCAccatctccttctctctctctgagctCCGATGGGCAGCTCTGAAGAACCCAACAGGCCCATCTCCTTCTACGACTCGTCGTCTCCCTCCGCACCCCTCCTCTCCAAGCCCCCCAACCCAATAGACGACCCACCgccgccaccgccaccgccatCCTCACCCCCGTCTTACACCGACCAACCCGATTCAGAATCCGACCCGACGCAGTATCTCCAGATCTCCTACAACCACGGCCCACGCCCTTTCAAAGACCTACCCTTTCTAATCATCTTCGTCCTTTTCGTCCTCGCCACCTTCGCCTTCGGAATCTTCTCCGTCTTTCACCGGAACACCAGTTACTCCAACCTTTCCTCCTTCGTCTACGACTCTGACTCCACCTCTTGCGTCGAAAACGACACTTTGGCCCATCACCCCAACTGGGTCCtcctcactctctcttcttcctcttcgtCTTTTCTCAAAGATTTAACATGGACCCTCGTAATTACGTTGATTTTGAGCTTGCCCATTTGCATCAGCTTGCTGTTGCTTCTCAAGCACTACGCTAAGCAAGTTGTCTATGTCTTTCTCCCCTTTTTCATTGTGTTCCCAATTTTCTTCAACGTGTATTGGTTCGTTGCTTGTACTCTCAGCTCAACTTGCAGCGATGCATTGCCTTTACTTTAcagaattttgattttgatatttgtGTTTTTGGTAATTGGGGTCCTTGTGTGGATACTTGTGGTCAATTGGCATCGAATTGAGCTCACTGTGAGTATAATTGGGGTGGCCTCCGATGCGCTTTCGAGGAACTTGGGTTTGTTTGGGGTCTTGCCATGTTTGACTTTGGCATTGGTGGTTTACTATGCTCCCAttgttgtgttcttggtgTTTGCGAGGTTGAATGGGAAGATTGTTCCCCGAGAATCGAACGATGTGTATACCTGTGTGTGGAAGCAAGATAGTTGGGTGCCTGCTTATTATGCATTGGCAATTCTCACTATGTTGTGGTCTCTAACGACTATGGTGGAAGCTCAGGTGTATGTGATTAGTGGGACTGTTGCTCAGTGGTACTTCACTAAGGAGGATTCAACTCCAAGGCGGATTATTAGAAGTTCTTTAAGGTGAATTATTTATTGCtactttcttttgtctttcttcTATGTTTAGAGTGATTTATATAAGTtcatatatatctttgttATTCTTGAAGGTAGTTGAAACTTGCAATTGAAACGTACACTGCTCCAAACTAGATGAAAAAGAGTAGTAGAGCTTTGTAAAGTTGGTGATTCACTCTGTTGAATTTCAATAGGCTAGGAAAACACAGTCAATTTACTTGCAAAcaatgtatatatgtatattaatcCCTTGTAGGGAAGGTAATCTGTATACATTTTTGTCCGGGAGGCCGGTGGGCCACCAATTTGTATTCTAAGTTCCACCTATTCTGAACCAACCCGTCAGAATGACTATATTGTCTCTAATGTAAATATTTTCCAATTGTGATATAGATACTAGGCAATCTTTGTTTAGCTTGTCTTCATTGAGTCAGATGGGTACctgcttcttgttttttttacaaatttgttttcttgataCAATTATTCTTACTTTTCAATCATGTTCtttattctttgttttgtcCGTGAATCAAATCATATGCTTGTGAGAATAGTAATCTGGTCAATATGATGttctttttatcttctttttttttttttttttctgggggAATTGGTTGACATATGAATCACAGCCAAGATTTATGCATTACTGTACATGTCATTTGTGTTCATGATAAGATCTTCCCTTCTCATGTTCCTGTAAACACTTGCAGAAATGCCTTTGGCCCCTCCTTTGGCACAGTATGTGTATCTGGATTGCTTTTAGCTGTTGTTCGAGTGGTGCGTGCCGTGGTTGATGGTGCAAGACGAGAGGGTGCACCTGGAATGGTGAATTTTGTATTACGCTGCTGTGTTAATGCCTTATTCTCAGCGATTGACTTCCTCAACAAGTTTACAATCAACTTTGCAGCAATAACTGGTGAAGCTTACTGTTCTTCTGCAAGGATGACATATGAGCTTCTAAAACGTAATCTTCTCTCTGCGGTGTTCGTAGAAACCATCTCCACTCGTCTACTGGCTGGAATTGTTTTTGTACTCTCAGCAATATATGCAATTGCGGTATGTTGTCTTTTCAAATCTCAATCATTCAGCATTCCATTGATTAGTGCATTATGTGTGGTATGTGAGGAACCCGTCTATATATTGAACATTTGAAATTCTTGCAAGTTAGTAAAGGCTCTGCTTAGATCTCCTAGTGCAATTAATGACATGTGACATTCTTACCTTTTAGTCCTACTCCGCTGCACTTTTCGGTGTGGCCTGGCTGAGCAAAGAGAGTTGAGGGTTCTCTTTTAGTTGCATCATCTTTCTTTCATTCGCTTTTTTCCTTAATGTCTCCTGATAATGGATTTGCATCAACAGGTGTGTGCTATCTTAAAGGGTGTAAGCAATCTCGGGGTTGATTCGTACTTTGTGGCTTTGCTGGCATGGGTGCTGCTGATCTTGGTACTGGGTTTCTTTGTCCATGTGCTGGACAATGTAATTGACACCGTGTACGTGTGCTATGCCATAGATAGGGACAGAGGTGAGGTTTGTAAACAGGAAGTTCATGAGGTTTACGTTCACTTACCGATTAGTCGAAACCATAGACCATCATCTATCATCTCCAGAACTCTGGGTGTATAAATTATCCTTGGATTTCAATCTtgtattgttgatttgttcCGTGTATCAAGTTAGAATTGCCTGCCCTCAAATTGTGTATACCTTTGAGTGTTGCCTTGTACAATTTCTGAGGTTTcatcaataaagaaaaaaattccaggCCAGTTTGAGCATCAAGCCAACTATGAACCTGTCA
Proteins encoded:
- the LOC117638152 gene encoding CTL-like protein DDB_G0288717, which produces MGSSEEPNRPISFYDSSSPSAPLLSKPPNPIDDPPPPPPPPSSPPSYTDQPDSESDPTQYLQISYNHGPRPFKDLPFLIIFVLFVLATFAFGIFSVFHRNTSYSNLSSFVYDSDSTSCVENDTLAHHPNWVLLTLSSSSSSFLKDLTWTLVITLILSLPICISLLLLLKHYAKQVVYVFLPFFIVFPIFFNVYWFVACTLSSTCSDALPLLYRILILIFVFLVIGVLVWILVVNWHRIELTVSIIGVASDALSRNLGLFGVLPCLTLALVVYYAPIVVFLVFARLNGKIVPRESNDVYTCVWKQDSWVPAYYALAILTMLWSLTTMVEAQVYVISGTVAQWYFTKEDSTPRRIIRSSLRNAFGPSFGTVCVSGLLLAVVRVVRAVVDGARREGAPGMVNFVLRCCVNALFSAIDFLNKFTINFAAITGEAYCSSARMTYELLKRNLLSAVFVETISTRLLAGIVFVLSAIYAIAVCAILKGVSNLGVDSYFVALLAWVLLILVLGFFVHVLDNVIDTVYVCYAIDRDRGEVCKQEVHEVYVHLPISRNHRPSSIISRTLGV
- the LOC117637075 gene encoding peptidyl-prolyl cis-trans isomerase CYP21-1, producing MGREITALLQPRSLLIFLVLAIFLIFVFSSTHKKEEEKVEEVPEITHRVYLDVDIEGQHLGRIVIGLYGQVVPKTVENFRALCTGEKGKGAKGKPLHYKRTPFHRIVSGFMIQGGDIVYRDGRGYESIYGGTFADENFRVKHSHAGVVSMVNSGPDSNGSQFFITTIKASWLDGEHVVFGKVIQGMDTVYAIEGGAGTYSGKPRKKVTIAESGEIPQSQWDEES